The following nucleotide sequence is from Trifolium pratense cultivar HEN17-A07 linkage group LG2, ARS_RC_1.1, whole genome shotgun sequence.
ATATTAGTGATCATTGGAAGATATTGTTTTATGAAGAATGATAGTAATGAATATCCCAAGACTTTGGTTAAGCAAGTTCGTTTGTTTAAAAAAGCTGTATAAttgtgtgtcaaaaaaaaaaaaactgtataaTTATTACATCAACAaaagtaacattttttattttcaagacACAATTTCTTCTTATGAATACCTTAACCAATGTCTTTAGGGTACTTGTTAGTAAgaccttattttttatttatcttttaaagCATAAGCCAAACTTAAATATACTCAATTGAGAGTAGTCTAGGAACCAACAACTGAGAAACATAGTCTCTTTCTTAGCATAGTTGCTTTATCAAGTAACTTTGTAAAATACAATAAAGCCAAGTATATCTAAGATGCCACATTAATGACCACTTTAGAAGTTAGAAGTGGCATAGgcattaatattattattgcaTCAGTGgttttttggttacatataaAAGAAAACTCACAATGCAGCTATAACCTATAGCCTATACGATGAATAACATTAGTTAAAGTGTAAATTAGGTATGATGGCGAGTTTGACAAAATCCCAGTGTTGAATTTTCGAAGTAAAAATTACAGTGATTCActgtaattttgtcaaactcgtCTCGAATATAAACATGTACTAATTAGTATAAGTATTCTATATAATAAGGTGTCCTCCCATTGGAGCTCTATGTGGAATCCCCTTCCTCCTCTTAGCTATTCTGTAAGGTGGTGGTGTTGATGGTGTGAAGCTTTGgattttgtttatgtttctgTCATTTCCATTACTGCTTGATTCTTCACCATCTGATCCATCTCTCTCTTCACCATCTGATCCATCTCTCTCAcctaagttttttttcttctggaaTTTCTTGGAGGTTCCAACTATCTGATTCAATAAATacatacaaaatcaaaatttgaaatattgaaGATGTAATTTTCTTATTATGGTTTAATTTGTATTCACACACCAAAAACTATATACACAGACATTCAATTATATATCTATCATGTAAATATTACGTAATATATCATGAAATATGATTAACAACAAGAGTGAATAGACAAattaatctttgaaattttaaacatcAGCTAAAATAGTCTGAATTTTTGAATTGCCAAATACAATAACTTTGAAAGCATGAGTCAAAATATTATACTTTTAACTTTTACTATTAAAGATTATGACATGACACTTCTATATTGAATATGTGCGACATTTCCATGTTGATCACTCGTTACTAACCAATTGGCATAAATTTCATAACGTACATTGTGACATGTTCACTAATCACTTAACATGTCATGTCATAGTCTCTGACAACAGAAGTTAACCGCAAGACAAAGACTAATTAAAtgacattttataattttataatgtaTTAGCCAATTTACAAAAATGAACTATTTTGACAGATGATTAACATTTTAAAGACTAATATGTGTATTAACTCACAATGTTTTACTTTCAAGGGAAAGAAAAAGGGTACACCCTAAATGTTtgcataatttttatatgaatgcTGCCTAATATAAATGTATCCTAGATTAGATGAAGCAACAACTTAATAAACCCAAGAAAAGTATACCAATAAAACTAAAGTGTAAAACCTATTATGAATCACTAACACATACACTAGATACGACACTGGCATTAACACGTCGACACCAACACATATAAGACACTAGAGACACTTCGATCAAAAGTAGGTCAGCACTCCAGAGTGTAAAATCAATGATAACTTGATGGGGAGTTGGGTTAATTATAGATACCTTACAACCAAGGGAACAGTAGGAGAAGGAATCAAGAAGGCTTCTTTCACATACATCGCAAGTATTGGTGACTCCTTTGCCAGGCCTAGGTTGAGGTCTTTCATTCAAGAACACAATCTTTGCGCTATTTATAACATATGTTTGAACCCCTGTTATGTCCAAACATTTCTGTATCTCAGATACCCTTATCACATCATGATATGAAGACCTTCTTATCTatcaaacaagaaaaaaaaaaattaaattaaaagaaaatttagttACTAGTCCCACATTATATCAAACGTGGTCGGAAAATGACTTTATAGATGGTAGACATCTCTtgctttttaaaaatcaattttgtaagGAATGAGTTAGacacaatttaaattttatgatattttttataaaaaaagtcatCATAGTCGTTTTTTTCTTGACTAAACATCACGGTGTACTATAAACTAGTACTTACATTATAAAGTCTTGCTAAAATAaaatgccaattttttttttttgaaaactcagCCGGCCTAAAATTGACTAATATGATGGGGTCAATTCCACCGTCCACTCATGGAAGTATAATCTATCACAATTCTAACATCATGGTGAAATTATGGGCATATAAATTGCACAATAAtggtacccaaaaaaaaattttgcacAATAATAAATTCTTTCAAGGAAGAAAATTCAACAACCAAATTATTTTAATTGGCCATCTATAGTTGACTTTGAAATTGCAAATTGAGCATTCAATTCAATGGCACACGTGTGATCGATGAAACCAACACAAAAGACAAATATTTTTAGGATCCATTAGTGGATGTATCCTTTCCCAACAAAGTAACAATGCATTAAGGTCACATAATCAGATTACAACTATCAAAATCCTCAAGCTTTTAACCTTTTCTATTTTAAATCCTCACCAAATTGGATCAAACGGAGTCGTAGACAATGAAACACCGACACAAATATCAGACATCGGACATAGTAATACTgctaataatttgaaaaataaaagtgatcgAATATAATCACACATGTAACCTTTAATCTGAAGTCAGTGCTACATATTTCAGACCGAGTTCCTCAAAAATAACTAGAACTATAGttaaaagtttttatttttaattttacctGAATAGCATTATGTCCTTTATGAGAAGCCAAACATGCAGAGCAAAGGGCTCCATTGATACAATCCAAACAATACATATTGCATTCACTTTTGTTGGAATCTGCATGCACTTTGCATTGAACAAAGAAGCTAGTTTGGAGAAGTGGTTGCAACCATGGTGGCCACTTGATTTCTTCTTCATTCAAATTTCTCACCCTAACAGCACCTCCTCCATTCACCTAATTCCATATAGTTAACCAattcaaaaatatcaaaaaataatataattgcaaaattaacaaatcaagaagaaaaaaagacttCTTCATGTGTATGGTATATGTTAAGGGGTTTGCATTTATTGTTTATAGTTTGTAGTAATACTAACCATGATTCTTGTTTGATGTAATTTGCTCAGGCGTGATGATTCTCTTATGATGACAACCAAGTTTTGCTTTtgaggaaaaagaaaaagaactttCAATATATATGCTACTATATATCTTAGTTATTTtaggagaaaataaaaaaaataaaaaatctaggGGAAAATatgttagcattttttttttttttaacatattttggATTTAATATTTATCGAGGTagataattataataatttgtaGACTTATCATAACTGTCTATCTTAGCAAATATATATCCAAATAAGATACGAAATgggatattatttttatttattattgatttGGTCTTATTATTCAAAAAGTCAACAACCAAACCTCACTCATAGTGGAATTGTTGACCTGTGTGTTAACTctagtttttgtttgtttattatgtAATTGTTTAGGTTGTAGGTTGTGActcaaaataattgtaattgAAAATTAcgtataattaattaattaatgcagACAATGCAGTTTAAGTATAGTGATGTTCAAATTTATTTGGTTTAACATTTTTGTGGCTAGGAAAAAATTTGAGCACAGACATAGGTTAGGTTAAGGTTGGCAAGTTGGCAACAGTGTCTGTTTTCATGATCGACACTTCAAAGGTTAAGATGTGGACATGTGGAGGTATAGATAGATTAGTCagcatatattaatttattttagttttaatttaatttaattgaatgaATGGAATATGTAATAATAGAAAAATGGTGTGGCCAAGTGTCTGATTGTTGGGTGGATCAGTGGAGTGTAtcccatttaatttaatttaatatttaatttattagaaaattattataaaaaaaaggtattAGTAATGTCTCTATTTCTAATGGTTTATTTATACTTTATATAGGAATACTTCccttttaaatttataaaattgtctATTTTTAAAAGGATATGTGTAATTTAGTCACAAAAAAGGTGTGTGTATACATTTCGGTCTTTGAGATTAAATTTAATCGGAATGTGTTAGGTGAAGTCGAATCTAACTCAACCTGACTTCATCTaagattttcttttattttttatttataatgagTGAGAATCGAACTTATGATATATAACATACTCAAACCccttaccactagaccaaacctagttgCTTTCACCTAAGATTTTCTAATACtttaaaatatgttattttgAGGTTAatttatgagattttttttttttgactaaaaatgaGATTCTGTTTGTTATTAACCTAAATACGAGTatattcttttttcaaaaagtaattttctttttaaattgattttttttactaataactAATAAATTGATATGTTTTTAAATAAGGCAAaactctatttatttttaaattggatatgtttcaaaacaaaataatattctatttatttttaacctAAAATGTCTTAAAACAAGAATTTATATTTTCTGTAAATATAGTAGACCTATTTTCTATTGCTCATAGCGAtatgtttaaaattaaaaacatcaaaGAATTCTAACTTTCCTAATTTTCTCCTTCAGCAACGATGTCCGATGAGTCTCCTCCTTTATTGACGATTTCATTGGAGCTTTAGATATTTGAAGTCATTAACATATATGTTTCATGCTATTTTACTTTATgcagttttcaaaaaaaaaaattgacacatATGCAGTTTTCAATTAAGAATAAACCagtacctatatatatatatatatatatgttgttatgtttttttattttattatagaatttttttgttaactaGTTTGTATTTTATGAGTAATTTACATGTTTGTATGTGTTTGAGTGTGCGCGCGCGTGTAAAagtcattttcaatttttcatagACTCATACGAGTCTACGAGTCGATTCTACGAACTCGCGAGTTTACTCAATCCGACAACCTTCGAAATGACCATTAACACAAAGGCACGTTCTAGGGAGGAAATGCATACATTGATAGAAGAAACAGAAAATGCCACGAAGAGAAAGTTAGGTTTCATCAGTACTCTGGATATATCTCTATCGGTGATGTCCAGAAGAGaaagttgttttattattttgtagAAGTATTATCGAATCTAGCTTCAAAGCCAATTGTTCTCTGGCTAGGTGGAGGTAAGTTTGGTATTATTTATGTTATGCGTATGAAATTAATTCACCACCACAACAACAGCTCATTTATCCCAAGATTCACCACCACCACTTGGTTCAGAACCTTCGAAGACCATAGCTGAGAAACATCACCACATTTATATCAGCCTCACCATCGAAGTGATTTCGATGGTCGGCGGAGGAGCAATTCTCGACCTCCTAGGATGGTGGCTGAAGAGGAGGCTCGCTGGTGGCGGCGTAAGCTTCAACGTGAACTTATGCATTGAGCATAATAACAATTATGAATTAGTGATAGGTATGATGTTGCACTTTATGTACCCCCTTAAAGCAGTGTTAACCATGCACATAGTTTGCAATGGAAACCTCTTTTCCTGATATAAAGATGAGTTTATATCAGAACTTGTGATAGGGGAATGATTTAATATTCTTGAAGAAACATTCATTTCTCATTTTCCATGCACCCTTTCCATCTGCACCATTGCTATAAACTTGAGATTTCGTGCGATTTCAATAAACAGTTTGGGTTTTGCAAGTGCATTCCAtttaaaaaatctcaaaattttCCCTTTTAATATTCTACTCTTACTTCCTAGTCCTACAAaatctttttaattttgtcatacTTATGCCAAATGTATTTGTAACAAACATTAGTAGCTTTCAGcctagtttttatttatttaaaaaccaACCGTTAAAGTTAAACAAAGTTTAAAGCTaatcaataaattataaaaatttaagaaatttaacaGTAAATTAAAACTATTCAATAGAGGTCTGTGGCTTCTTATACGGATAAGCTAAATCCAAAAAACAAAGAGGGTACCACAGTCATCAAATAAGAAACAGGCTACAGCCTACAGCTAGTTTGATATTTATATTGCTCCATAATCCAAACTGTATCTTCCACTGTCCACAGAAACAAAATCTTCCATTGTAGAAAACAAAGAAGGAAAAAGGTTAATAGTTTCACAGTTTTAACCATATATCAATCCAGCACCAATACATTTTTACCATTCAAACCTTCAAATAACATATACTACCCAATTTTGAATGTTTATCCGCTACTTCGAAGTATTGTTGACAATGGTATCAAACTAGAAGTGCTTCACTTGGTAGCTTCAACTTCAGGATCACTGATAGGGCCAGCAGCAGGCACATTATTGTTACCTCTCAGACGTGAAGATATATTATCAATGGCAGAGTTTAGTTGGCCTATCTTTTCGTTCAAGGTCTGCCTGGTCCCCTGTTTTCAGGAACAACGTAACATAATCAAAACAAACCCGACATATTCCACTTACAAAGAAATATCTAATCAAAAGCTAAGAGAAGCCCAATTACCTCTAGCCCTTCATCATAATATATTGGTCGTCTGGCCTTCCGAAACCCATATTCATTTTCATCTAGCAGAGATCTTCTGATCTGCATGGCAAGTTAAAGTCAACACCATAACATGCTACAAGCCTTCACAATGGAAACACTGATATCTTTTGTGAGTAAATAGTAAACGAACTAAAAGCAATACAACAATCAGATAGATAATGCAAATATCACT
It contains:
- the LOC123908509 gene encoding protein RGF1 INDUCIBLE TRANSCRIPTION FACTOR 1-like — encoded protein: MVNGGGAVRVRNLNEEEIKWPPWLQPLLQTSFFVQCKVHADSNKSECNMYCLDCINGALCSACLASHKGHNAIQIRRSSYHDVIRVSEIQKCLDITGVQTYVINSAKIVFLNERPQPRPGKGVTNTCDVCERSLLDSFSYCSLGCKIVGTSKKFQKKKNLGERDGSDGEERDGSDGEESSSNGNDRNINKIQSFTPSTPPPYRIAKRRKGIPHRAPMGGHLII